A region of the Paracoccaceae bacterium genome:
AACCGCAAGGGCCGCGTGAGCCCCTAACAAGCCAAGGAGCACTCCATGAACCGTCTGCTGACGACCGCCGCCTTTGCCATCCTGGGCACTGCGGCCCATGCCGAGGGCACGCTTTCGGTGTATCACTGGTTCGAATACATCCCGCAGGAACTGGTTGACAAGTTCACGTCCGAGACCGGAATCGCGGTAACCATCGACACCTACGACAGCAACGAGGCGATGCTGGCCAGCCTGAAGGCCGGCAAGCTGGGCCAGTACGACGTTGCGGTTCCCGCCGACTTCATGGTGCAGATCATGGCCGCCGACGGCATGCTGGACACGTTCACCGCCGAAGAGATGACGAACCTCGGCAACATCGCGCCGCAATGGCTGGACGTGCCGTTTGATCCGGGCCGCAAGTCGTCGATCCCCTATCAGTGGGGGTCGACCTCGTTCAGCGTCAACCGCGACGTCTATCAGGGCGACATCTCGTCGCTGTCCGTCATCTTCGATCCGCCCGAGGAACTGCGTGGCCGCATCAACGTGCTGGACAGCCAGAACGAGGTGCTGATCCTCGGATCGCTGTACCTGGGCATCCCGCAATGCACCACCGACCGTGCGCAACTGAAGGCGCTGTCGGACATGCTGGTTGCGGCCAAGGCACATTGGGCCAGCTTCGGTTCCGACACGGCCAAGGACGTTCTGGTCTCGGGCGATGCCGCGGCAGGGATGATCTACAACGGCTTCTCCGCCAAGGCGCGGGCCGAGGGCGCGAATGTGGAATACTCCTATCCGAAGGAAGGCCACGTCCTGTGGATGGACAACATGGTGCTGCTGAAGGATGCGCCGAACCGGGACAACGCGATCCGCTTCATGAACTTCCTGCTGGAGCCCGAGAACGCGGCGGCGGTGACGAACTATGCCGCCTATACCTCGGGCGTCGCCGGGGTCGAGCCGTTCCTGCTGGAGGAAATCCGCAACAGCCCCGAAAACAACCCGCCCGCCGATGCCGCGCCCGGGGCCTTTGCGCAGGTCTGCGACGAGGAAACGCAGAAGCTCTATGACGCGATCTGGATCAACCTGAAGAAGTGACCCGTCCGGGCGGTCCGCGTGCGGGCCGCCCCTGTTCCAGGACCATGCGATGACCCGAAGCGATCCCCACCCGTCAGAGGCGGGACAGATGTGCGTTGCCCTGTGGCAGGGCCGGTCACCCGAGGGCGACACGGGCGCGGCGGTCGATCAGGCCGTGCGCGCCTTGCACGCGGCCGCCGCGATGGGGGCTGCGGTGCTGGTGCTGCCGGAGGTCTGGCTGCCCGGCTACAACCGGCCCGACCTTGCAACCCGCGCCCTGCGGCAGGACGATCCCGCGATGCGCAGGCTGGCGCAGGCGGCGCGCGGCACCGGCTGTGCGGTGGTCGTGGGTCATGCCGAGGCGACGGACGAGGGGGTCTACAACGCGTCGACCTGCATCGGCCCGGACGGGACCTTCGTTGCGACATACCGCAAGCTGCAGCTTTACGGCCCGCGCGAGCGTTCGATCTTTCACCCCGGCGCGGGCTATGCGGTCTTTGACCTTGGCGGGCGGCGGACGGCGATGCTGATCTGCTACGATGTCGAGTTCGCGCCCCATGTGGCCGCACTGGCCGCACAGGGGGTCGAACTGATCCTTGCGCCGACGGCCAACATGCAGCCTTTCGTGCATGTGGTGCGCCACACCGTTCCTGCGATGGCCGCGAACCACGGCGTTTCGATCGTGTACGCCAACTACTGCGGCATCGAGGGTGACCTGACGTATGTGGGCGGCAGTCTCATCGCGGGACCGCATGGCGAGGTTCTGGCACAGGCCGGCGACACACCCGCCCTTCTGGTGGCCGAACTGCCGGCACGCGACCCCGCACGCCTGTCCACCCAGGCCATTGATCTTCGGACGCCCTGACATGCCCAAAGACACGCGCGACAGCCCATATGACATCCTGTTCCAGCCCCTGCGCATCGGTCCCAAGGTGGCCAGGAACCGCTTCTACCAGGTTCCGCACTGCAACGGCGGCGGGTATCGCGACCCCTCGGCGGTGGCCGAGATGCGGCGCACCAAGGCCGAAGGCGGCTGGGGCGTGATCTTTACCGAACAGACCGAGATCCATCCGAGCAGCGAGATCACGCCCTTCATCGAACAGCATCTGTGGGAAGACAAGGACATCCCGGCACTTGCGGCGATGGCAGAGGCGATGAAGTCGCACGGCGCGCTGGCGGGCATCCAGTTGGCCTATTCCGGCATCAACGGGCCGAACCTCTACAGCCGCGAGGTGCCGCTGGCCGTGACCGGCGGCCCGATCCTGACCTTCACGTCCGATCCGGTGCAGGCCCGCACCATGGACAGGGATGACATCCGCGACCTGCGCCGCTGGTTCCGCAACGCCTTTCGTCGGGCGCAGACGGCGGGATTCGACCTGATCTGCCTTTATGGCGCGCATGGCTTCGGTATCCTGCAGCATTTCCTGTCGCGCGCGACCAACCATCGCAGCGACGAATACGGCGGCGGCCTTGAGAACCGGTCGCGTTTCCTGCGCGAGGTCGTGGACGAGGCGCGCGAGGAGACGAAGGGCGAGATCGCCATTTCGCTGCGGATGTCACTGCACGAGGCCGGGCCCTTCGGGTTTTCCAACAGCGAGTTGCGCGATTTCATCGCGATGCACGGCGACTTGCCCGACATCTGGGATCTGGCGCACGGCACTTGGGAGGCCTGTTCGGGGACCTCGCGGTTCAAGCCGGAGGGCGCGCAGGAAGATCTGGTGCGCGGCATCAAGGCGCTGACCTCGAAACCTGTGGTGGGTGTCGGACGGTTCACCAGTGCAGATGCCATGGTGCGCCAGATCCGGTCGGGCATACTGGATTTCATCGGCGCTGCGCGCCCCTCGATCGCTGACCCTTTCCTGCCGAAGAAGATCGAGGAGGGTCGCTTTGA
Encoded here:
- a CDS encoding extracellular solute-binding protein, with amino-acid sequence MNRLLTTAAFAILGTAAHAEGTLSVYHWFEYIPQELVDKFTSETGIAVTIDTYDSNEAMLASLKAGKLGQYDVAVPADFMVQIMAADGMLDTFTAEEMTNLGNIAPQWLDVPFDPGRKSSIPYQWGSTSFSVNRDVYQGDISSLSVIFDPPEELRGRINVLDSQNEVLILGSLYLGIPQCTTDRAQLKALSDMLVAAKAHWASFGSDTAKDVLVSGDAAAGMIYNGFSAKARAEGANVEYSYPKEGHVLWMDNMVLLKDAPNRDNAIRFMNFLLEPENAAAVTNYAAYTSGVAGVEPFLLEEIRNSPENNPPADAAPGAFAQVCDEETQKLYDAIWINLKK
- a CDS encoding nitrilase; protein product: MCVALWQGRSPEGDTGAAVDQAVRALHAAAAMGAAVLVLPEVWLPGYNRPDLATRALRQDDPAMRRLAQAARGTGCAVVVGHAEATDEGVYNASTCIGPDGTFVATYRKLQLYGPRERSIFHPGAGYAVFDLGGRRTAMLICYDVEFAPHVAALAAQGVELILAPTANMQPFVHVVRHTVPAMAANHGVSIVYANYCGIEGDLTYVGGSLIAGPHGEVLAQAGDTPALLVAELPARDPARLSTQAIDLRTP